A portion of the Brachionichthys hirsutus isolate HB-005 chromosome 6, CSIRO-AGI_Bhir_v1, whole genome shotgun sequence genome contains these proteins:
- the LOC137895213 gene encoding uncharacterized protein — protein MTNKVPDDKLMQEQLRDELPGSSVQVIEGTQQGRIKVEIKAEIPSTNPVKVTLRVGGTSWHQAKEKIEKSINDMKACLAQSKQVPNILCWRTQQSQTEEVKLLKQSPEGDTRIQEETKDNQSLTKEIKLLKQSLKKQQQESEHNEQLWGKERSSLIREIHDVKSDMDSEEHAWTEKERQLGLQLEKLNARIKNERITQLSLMEDIQLLKNSLKKQQQESEHNKRLWGKERSSLIQEIHDVKTDMDSKVHAWTVKERQLGSQLEERNAHIKNENVTQLSLMEDIKLLKNSLKKEKQESEHNEQLWRKKESSLTQEIHDVKTDMSLKEHVWTEKERLLGSKLEELNAHIKNEKITQLSLMEDIKLLKNSLKKEKQESEHNKQLWGKKESSLSEEIHDVKTDMSLKEHVWTEKESLLGSKLEELNAHIKNEKITQLSLMEDIKLLKNSLKKEKQESEHNEQLWRKEESSLRQKIHDVKTTMNLREHAWTEKEQSSPFASALYHDGSVQGPQGPSFPTREQDPNYVILLASSDCALEFSLDRFAAACGAAGMRIGTSKSEAMVLSRKRLGSTLQVGEET, from the exons ATGACCAACAAAGTGCCTGATGACAAGCTAatgcaggagcagctgagggACGAGCTTCCAGGCAGCTCGGTTCAGGTGATTGAAGGAACGCAACAAGGAAGAATCAAGGTAGAAATTAAGGCGGAGATACCGTCAACCAATCCTGTAAAGGTCACACTCCGGGTAGGTGGCACCTCCTGGCACCAGGCGAAGGAGAAGATagaaaaatcaatcaatgataTGAAAGCCTGTTTGGCTCAGAGCAAACAGGTGCCAAATATCTTGTGTTGGAGAACCCAACAGTCTCAAACGGAGGAGGTAAAGTTGTTGAAGCAGTCCCCGGAAGGGGACACCCGCATacaggaggagacaaaagaTAATCAGTCTCTAACGAAGGAAATAAAGCTGTTGAAGCAGTCCctgaaaaagcagcagcaggagagtgaACACAACGAGCAGCTGTGGGGGAAGGAAAGATCCTCTCTCATACGGGAGATTCATGATGTGAAGTCCGACATGGATTCGGAGGAACATGCGTGGACGGAGAAAGAAAGGCAGTTGGGGCTCCAGCTGGAGAAACTTAATGCCCGCATAAAGAATGAAAGGATTACCCAACTGTCTCTAATGGAGGACATACAGCTCTTGAAGAACTCCctgaaaaagcagcagcaggagagtgaACACAACAAGCGGCTGTGGGGGAAGGAAAGATCCTCTCTCATACAGGAGATTCATGATGTGAAGACCGACATGGATTCGAAGGTACATGCGTGGACGGTGAAAGAAAGGCAGTTGGGGTCCCAGCTAGAGGAACGTAATGCCCACataaagaatgaaaatgttacCCAACTGTCTCTAATGGAGGACATAAAGCTGTTGAAGAACTCTCTGaaaaaggagaagcaggagagtGAACACAACGAGCAGctgtggaggaagaaagagTCCTCTCTCACACAGGAGATTCATGATGTGAAGACCGACATGAGTTTGAAGGAACATGTGTGGACGGAGAAAGAACGTCTGTTGGGGTCCAAGCTGGAGGAACTTAATGCCCACATAAAGAATGAAAAGATTACCCAACTGTCTCTAATGGAGGACATAAAGCTGTTGAAGAACTCTCTGaaaaaggagaagcaggagagtGAACACAACAAGCAGCTGTGGGGGAAGAAAGAGTCCTCTCTCAGTGAGGAGATTCATGATGTGAAGACCGACATGAGTTTGAAGGAACATGTGTGGACGGAGAAAGAAAGTCTGTTGGGGTCCAAGCTGGAGGAACTTAATGCCCACATAAAGAATGAAAAGATTACCCAACTGTCTCTAATGGAGGACATAAAGCTGTTGAAGAACTCTCTGaaaaaggagaagcaggagagtGAACACAACGAGCAGCTGTGGAGGAAGGAAGAGTCCTCTCTCAGACAGAAGATTCATGATGTGAAGACCACCATGAATTTGAGGGAACATGCGTGGACGGAGAAAGAAC AAAGCTCGCCTTTCGCCTCAGCTCTCTACcatgacggatcggtgcaggGTCCGCAGGGTCCATCCTTCCcaactcgtgaacaagaccccaattacgtgatcctgttggcttcatcagacTGTGCCCTCGAgttctcactggatcggttcgcagccgcatgtggagcggccgggatgagaattggcacctctaaatccgaggccatggttctcagccggaaaaggttGGGCAGCACCCTCCAGGTTGGGGAGGAGACctag